In Hwangdonia lutea, a single window of DNA contains:
- the hisD gene encoding histidinol dehydrogenase, whose amino-acid sequence MKVINNPNKSEWSEILKRPTQTVNDIEDTVIQIFDEIKKNGDKAIYKYTQKFDGVNLETNKVSKNEIDEAVDKVPVKLQNAIKKAKQNIEIFHAAQKTPKVEIETTKGVLCWQEKRPIEKVGVYIPGGTAPLFSTVLMLCVPAQIAGCKEIVLCSPPNKNGKLAPEILYAAKLCGVIKIFKVGGIQAIAGLTFGTESIPQVYKIFGPGNQFVTVAKQLATKYGVAIDMPAGPSELLVFADETANASYMASDLLSQAEHGTDSQVILVSTSKLLIKEVSNEVEKQLNVLPRKAIAEKSIANSKMIYVENDEIALDLINEYGPEHFIISAKNDQFYVDGIMNAGSVFIGNYTPESAGDYASGTNHTLPTNRFSKAYSGVNLDSFLKSMTFQKISKEGLLNLGKTIELMAEAEGLQAHKNAVSIRLKDLKK is encoded by the coding sequence ATGAAAGTCATTAATAATCCAAATAAAAGCGAATGGTCAGAAATTCTAAAACGACCCACACAAACCGTAAATGATATTGAAGATACGGTTATCCAAATTTTTGATGAGATTAAAAAAAACGGAGATAAAGCTATTTATAAATACACTCAAAAGTTTGATGGTGTTAATTTAGAAACCAATAAAGTAAGTAAAAATGAAATTGATGAGGCAGTAGATAAAGTTCCCGTAAAGCTTCAAAATGCCATAAAAAAAGCAAAACAAAATATTGAGATTTTCCATGCGGCTCAAAAAACACCAAAAGTTGAAATAGAAACAACAAAAGGGGTTTTGTGTTGGCAGGAAAAAAGGCCTATCGAAAAAGTAGGCGTGTATATCCCTGGCGGTACGGCTCCTTTGTTTTCAACCGTTTTAATGCTTTGCGTTCCTGCTCAAATTGCGGGTTGCAAAGAGATTGTATTGTGTTCGCCACCCAACAAAAACGGCAAATTGGCACCAGAAATTTTATATGCCGCCAAACTTTGCGGCGTTATAAAAATTTTTAAAGTAGGTGGCATTCAGGCTATTGCTGGTTTAACTTTTGGAACAGAAAGCATACCTCAAGTTTATAAAATTTTCGGCCCAGGAAATCAGTTTGTAACGGTTGCAAAACAGCTTGCTACAAAATACGGTGTGGCCATCGATATGCCTGCGGGTCCAAGCGAATTGTTGGTTTTTGCCGATGAAACAGCTAATGCATCGTATATGGCATCCGATTTATTGAGTCAAGCCGAACACGGTACAGATAGTCAGGTTATTTTGGTGTCGACCTCAAAACTGTTGATTAAAGAGGTTTCTAACGAAGTTGAAAAACAGTTAAACGTGCTTCCGCGCAAAGCGATTGCTGAAAAATCAATAGCTAATTCTAAAATGATTTATGTTGAAAATGATGAAATAGCACTGGATTTGATTAATGAATATGGACCAGAACATTTCATAATTAGTGCCAAGAACGACCAATTTTATGTTGATGGTATTATGAATGCAGGTTCTGTTTTTATTGGTAATTATACCCCTGAAAGCGCTGGCGATTACGCCTCGGGAACAAACCACACCTTACCCACAAACAGGTTTAGTAAAGCCTATTCTGGTGTGAATTTAGATAGCTTTTTAAAAAGTATGACCTTTCAAAAAATATCAAAGGAAGGTTTGTTAAACCTTGGTAAAACTATTGAATTAATGGCGGAAGCCGAAGGCTTGCAAGCCCATAAAAATGCGGTGTCGATAAGATTAAAAGATTTGAAGAAATGA
- the hisG gene encoding ATP phosphoribosyltransferase, whose protein sequence is MSKLKIAVQKSGRLNEDSMKLLKDIGIYIDNGKDQLKASAKGFPVEVFYLRNGDIPQYLKDGVVDAAIIGENVLIEKGNDIKVAEKLGFSTCRVCIAVPKSSTYNSIKELNGKRIATSYPNTVQNFLNENGVNAKLHIINGSVEIAPNIGLADAIVDIVSSGSTLFKNNLKEVEVILKSEAVLAVSPLLSEEKQAILNTIQFRIQSVLKGRQSKYILLNAPNEKIDDIISLLPGMKSPTVLPLAQEGWSSVHSVINKNEFWDVIEALKANGAQGILVCPIEKMVI, encoded by the coding sequence ATGAGTAAACTAAAGATTGCAGTACAAAAATCGGGGCGTTTAAACGAAGACTCGATGAAACTTTTAAAGGACATTGGAATCTACATCGACAACGGAAAAGACCAATTAAAAGCATCGGCAAAAGGGTTTCCGGTAGAAGTGTTCTATTTGCGAAATGGCGACATCCCACAATACCTTAAAGATGGCGTAGTAGATGCGGCCATTATTGGCGAAAACGTGTTAATTGAAAAAGGTAATGATATTAAAGTAGCCGAAAAATTGGGCTTTTCAACCTGTCGCGTTTGCATTGCCGTGCCAAAATCGTCGACTTATAATAGCATTAAAGAATTAAACGGCAAGCGTATTGCAACATCGTACCCAAATACGGTACAGAACTTTTTAAATGAAAACGGCGTTAATGCCAAGCTTCACATTATTAATGGTTCGGTTGAAATTGCCCCAAATATAGGTTTGGCAGATGCCATTGTCGATATCGTTTCAAGTGGAAGTACGCTCTTTAAAAATAATTTAAAAGAGGTGGAAGTTATTTTAAAATCGGAAGCGGTATTGGCTGTTTCACCACTTTTAAGCGAAGAGAAACAGGCTATTTTAAATACGATTCAATTTAGAATACAATCCGTTTTAAAAGGTAGGCAATCAAAATATATTTTGCTGAATGCTCCAAATGAGAAAATCGACGATATCATTAGTTTACTACCCGGAATGAAAAGTCCCACGGTGTTACCCTTGGCTCAAGAGGGCTGGAGTTCTGTGCACTCAGTAATAAATAAAAACGAATTTTGGGATGTTATTGAAGCACTAAAGGCCAATGGCGCTCAAGGTATATTGGTTTGTCCAATTGAAAAAATGGTCATTTAA
- a CDS encoding prohibitin family protein, with product MEKLPKIALPLVIIAIVIVILLSKTAVTIDSGEAGVLFKTFGEGVVVDKPALGEGFHIVAPWNKVFVYEVRQQEVTEKMNVLSSNGLDIKLEASVWFQPDFKNLGRLHQEKSEMYRERVLLPAIRSAARSVVGRYTPEQLYSSKRDAIQQEIFEETKKIVEDQYIQLNEVLVRDVTLPPTIKDAIERKLKQEQESLEYEFRLVTAEKEAQKQIIEAEGKAKANKILSASLTDKILQDKGIEATIKLSESTNSKVIVIGSGDSGMPIILGNQ from the coding sequence ATGGAAAAATTACCAAAAATTGCATTACCCCTTGTTATAATAGCGATAGTTATCGTTATTTTATTGTCTAAAACAGCTGTTACCATAGATTCTGGTGAGGCCGGTGTGCTTTTTAAAACCTTTGGAGAAGGTGTGGTTGTAGATAAACCTGCTTTGGGTGAAGGTTTTCATATTGTAGCCCCATGGAACAAAGTGTTTGTTTACGAAGTGAGACAACAAGAAGTTACCGAGAAAATGAACGTATTATCGTCTAACGGATTGGATATTAAATTGGAAGCTTCGGTTTGGTTTCAGCCTGATTTTAAAAACTTAGGTCGATTGCATCAAGAAAAAAGTGAGATGTACAGAGAGCGTGTTTTGCTACCGGCTATTCGTAGTGCAGCCAGAAGCGTTGTAGGACGATATACTCCAGAACAATTGTACTCGAGTAAACGAGATGCCATCCAGCAAGAGATTTTTGAAGAAACAAAAAAAATAGTTGAAGATCAATACATCCAACTTAATGAAGTTTTGGTGCGCGATGTAACTTTACCACCAACAATAAAGGACGCCATTGAGCGTAAATTAAAACAGGAGCAAGAATCGTTGGAGTATGAGTTTAGGTTAGTTACTGCTGAAAAAGAAGCTCAAAAACAAATTATTGAAGCGGAAGGAAAGGCAAAGGCCAATAAAATCTTAAGTGCCTCTTTAACCGATAAAATTCTTCAAGATAAGGGTATTGAAGCAACCATAAAACTATCTGAATCTACAAATAGCAAAGTAATTGTTATAGGTTCTGGAGACAGTGGTATGCCTATAATTTTAGGAAATCAATAA
- a CDS encoding VWA domain-containing protein: MQTETILYIIIAGILALLLALFQYIKGRQKVSKLNLIFSFLRFVTLFSVFLLLINPKFEQLTLTTEKPNLVIAVDNSSSIKHLKQDENALNVFDRLSQNKELSTKFNISKYTFGEQLNSFDSIGFSEKQTNISDAFSQLSEVYKDTNTATILISDGNQTYGNDYEFITSKFKSPIYPIILGDTVTHTDLKIQQLNVNKYAYLKNRFPIETIISYNGNNPVNSRFVVTQGNTTVYSQTINFTKNNNSKTINFTLPANRVGVRSFKATIIPIENEKNIINNSKNFAVEVIDQKTKIAIVSNFPHPDLGALKKSIESNEHRSVVFLNSNEIISQIDDFQLIIINQPNNNFKDLFDAIDKENKNRFIIVGTKTDLNFVNRTNENFNLEITNQTEDYQAELNLNYSPFIVDDIDFESFPPLKSNFGAVEFSIPFETILNKKLGNVSTNQPLLVSFEANNRREAILFGENIWQWRAQSFINTKSFNAFDNFIGKLVQYLASNKRRNRLNVEYESFYNGNTNVIIKAQFFDKNYAFDTRETLNIIVKDRNSDEEKTFPLILKNNAYQVDLSSLPPSEYNFTVKATNENISKSGSFQILEYNIEQQFLNANVVKLNQLAMNSGGASYFVDDSNNLINNLLSNNRYASIQKSHKNIIPLVDWKYLLIIIALSLALEWFLRKYNGLI; encoded by the coding sequence ATGCAAACAGAAACTATACTATACATAATTATAGCTGGAATTTTAGCGCTTTTATTAGCGCTTTTTCAGTATATAAAAGGTAGGCAGAAAGTTTCTAAATTAAACCTGATTTTTTCCTTTTTAAGGTTTGTTACGCTGTTTTCGGTTTTTTTATTACTCATCAACCCAAAGTTTGAACAACTTACATTAACCACAGAAAAACCGAACCTTGTAATAGCTGTTGATAATTCCAGTTCCATAAAACATTTAAAACAAGACGAGAATGCTTTAAATGTATTTGATAGATTATCACAAAACAAAGAGTTAAGCACTAAATTCAATATCTCAAAATACACCTTTGGAGAGCAATTAAACTCGTTTGATTCCATTGGATTTTCAGAAAAACAAACCAATATATCCGATGCGTTTAGTCAGTTATCCGAAGTATACAAAGACACGAATACGGCTACTATTCTTATTTCCGATGGCAATCAAACCTATGGGAATGATTACGAATTCATAACTTCAAAATTTAAAAGCCCAATTTACCCTATTATTTTGGGTGACACGGTTACGCACACCGATTTAAAAATCCAACAACTCAATGTTAATAAATACGCCTATTTAAAAAACCGTTTCCCAATTGAGACGATAATCTCCTATAATGGAAATAACCCTGTTAACTCTCGTTTTGTTGTAACCCAAGGAAATACAACCGTTTATTCCCAAACTATTAATTTTACTAAAAACAACAATTCGAAAACCATCAATTTTACCTTACCAGCAAATAGGGTTGGAGTTCGTAGTTTTAAGGCAACCATAATTCCCATTGAAAACGAGAAAAACATTATTAACAACTCAAAGAATTTTGCCGTTGAAGTTATTGATCAAAAAACAAAAATTGCCATTGTTAGCAATTTTCCACACCCAGATTTAGGAGCGCTTAAAAAAAGCATTGAAAGTAACGAGCATCGCTCCGTGGTGTTTTTGAATTCAAACGAAATAATTAGTCAAATAGATGATTTTCAATTAATTATAATCAATCAACCAAATAATAACTTTAAGGATTTGTTTGATGCCATTGATAAAGAAAACAAGAACAGGTTTATAATTGTTGGTACTAAAACCGACTTAAATTTTGTGAATAGAACGAATGAAAATTTCAATCTCGAAATAACAAACCAAACCGAAGATTATCAAGCGGAATTAAATCTGAATTATTCACCTTTTATTGTAGATGATATAGATTTTGAGTCGTTTCCGCCGTTAAAATCCAATTTTGGAGCGGTTGAGTTTTCAATTCCTTTTGAAACTATTTTAAATAAAAAGTTGGGTAACGTTTCAACAAATCAACCTTTACTCGTGTCTTTTGAAGCAAACAATAGGCGAGAAGCCATTTTGTTTGGAGAAAACATTTGGCAATGGCGCGCACAAAGTTTTATAAACACGAAGTCGTTTAATGCCTTTGACAATTTTATAGGGAAACTCGTGCAGTATTTAGCCTCAAACAAGCGCAGAAACCGATTGAATGTTGAATACGAATCGTTTTATAACGGCAATACAAACGTGATCATCAAAGCACAATTTTTCGATAAAAATTATGCGTTCGATACGCGTGAAACACTTAATATCATTGTAAAAGACAGAAATTCAGATGAAGAAAAAACCTTTCCACTCATTTTAAAAAACAATGCATATCAAGTCGATTTAAGCAGTTTGCCTCCGTCAGAATACAACTTTACGGTTAAAGCTACCAATGAGAATATTTCAAAATCAGGTTCTTTTCAAATTTTGGAATACAACATCGAGCAGCAATTTTTAAACGCCAATGTGGTTAAGCTAAATCAGTTAGCCATGAATAGTGGAGGAGCAAGCTATTTTGTTGATGATTCAAACAATTTAATTAACAATTTATTAAGTAATAATCGTTACGCATCTATTCAAAAAAGCCATAAAAATATCATACCTTTGGTCGATTGGAAATACCTACTCATAATCATCGCTTTAAGCTTAGCCTTGGAGTGGTTTTTAAGAAAATATAACGGATTAATTTAA
- the fabG gene encoding 3-oxoacyl-[acyl-carrier-protein] reductase: MKLLEGKTAIITGASRGIGKGIAQVFAQQGANVAFTYSSSVEAANELENEINASGVKAKGYKSNAASFDEAQKLAADVVAEFGSIDILVNNAGITKDNLLMRITEEDFDKVIEVNLKSVFNMTKAVQRTMLKQRKGSIINMSSVVGVKGNAGQTNYAASKAGIIGFSKSVALELGSRNIRSNVVAPGFIETEMTAKLDEEVVKGWRAAIPLKRGGTPEDIANVCVFLASDMSAYVTGQTLNVDGGMLT; the protein is encoded by the coding sequence ATGAAACTATTAGAAGGTAAAACAGCCATTATTACTGGTGCTAGTCGTGGAATTGGAAAAGGAATCGCACAAGTATTTGCACAACAAGGCGCCAATGTTGCATTTACATACAGTTCTTCGGTTGAAGCAGCAAACGAATTAGAAAACGAAATAAACGCTTCGGGCGTAAAAGCCAAAGGCTATAAAAGTAATGCAGCAAGTTTTGATGAAGCTCAAAAATTAGCGGCTGATGTTGTTGCAGAGTTTGGTAGCATTGATATTTTAGTAAACAATGCCGGTATTACTAAAGACAACTTGTTGATGCGGATTACCGAAGAGGATTTCGATAAAGTCATCGAAGTTAATTTAAAATCGGTTTTCAACATGACCAAAGCCGTTCAACGCACCATGCTAAAACAGCGCAAAGGCTCTATTATTAATATGAGTTCGGTGGTAGGTGTAAAAGGAAATGCAGGTCAAACCAATTACGCAGCTTCAAAAGCGGGCATTATTGGGTTTTCAAAATCCGTAGCCTTGGAATTGGGCTCCAGAAATATTCGAAGCAACGTGGTTGCTCCCGGGTTTATTGAAACCGAAATGACTGCCAAATTAGATGAAGAAGTTGTAAAAGGATGGCGTGCAGCAATTCCTTTAAAACGCGGTGGAACACCAGAAGATATTGCCAATGTTTGTGTGTTTTTAGCTAGCGACATGAGCGCTTACGTTACAGGACAAACCCTTAATGTTGATGGCGGCATGTTAACTTAA